One segment of Bacteroidota bacterium DNA contains the following:
- the secG gene encoding preprotein translocase subunit SecG, producing MYYLVTGLILVASVLLVLIVLVQNSKGGGLASNFASSNQVMGVRKTADFLEKATWGLAISLLVFSLVATMSIPRNESDIVSTSLMQEQIENAPQPGAIPNLPTATPETATPENETPPAGE from the coding sequence ATGTATTATTTAGTAACAGGATTAATATTAGTTGCCAGTGTATTGCTTGTATTAATTGTTTTAGTTCAAAATTCGAAAGGTGGCGGCTTAGCTTCAAATTTTGCCTCTTCAAATCAGGTAATGGGAGTAAGAAAAACTGCCGATTTTTTGGAAAAAGCCACATGGGGTTTAGCCATTTCTTTGTTGGTTTTCAGTCTTGTAGCTACTATGTCGATTCCTCGCAACGAATCTGATATTGTAAGTACTTCGTTGATGCAAGAGCAAATAGAAAATGCACCTCAACCCGGAGCTATTCCTAATTTACCAACTGCAACTCCTGAAACTGCAACTCCCGAAAACGAAACGCCTCCAGCAGGGGAATAA
- a CDS encoding alanine dehydrogenase → MDENNPISKNLILAKEKLLPQEEMLEIRTQNAELIIGIPKENSETENRICLTPLDVELLVNNGHKVLIQSNAGNSINFTDKDFADSGGIIINELEEVLRSDIILKVSPLSEKEIGLLRGNQLIMSPINIVSQDQKYFRSLMQKKLSAISFEYLKDRNNIHPILRSMSQIVGSTSILIASEYLSNVHNGIGKMLGGITGINPTEIVIIGAGIAGEYAAKTAIGLGALVKIFDKSFLKLERLQNNIKHPIFTSVLQPKILNNALKTADVVIGAINPSISNRKFFVSEDMVKNMKRGSVIIDISIDQGGCFETSKLTDLKNPVYIKHGVVHYCVPNISSRVGRTASYALSNIITPILLSIAEAGGINNLLRKESGIRNGTYIYRGMLTNYEIGDKFDIPAKDFDLIMAAL, encoded by the coding sequence ATGGATGAGAATAATCCGATATCGAAAAATTTGATTCTTGCAAAAGAAAAACTCTTGCCACAAGAAGAAATGCTGGAAATTAGAACCCAAAATGCGGAACTAATAATTGGCATCCCTAAAGAGAACAGTGAAACTGAAAATAGGATTTGCCTTACTCCTCTTGATGTTGAATTATTAGTAAATAATGGCCATAAAGTTTTGATTCAATCTAATGCAGGAAATTCAATAAATTTTACAGATAAGGATTTTGCAGATTCTGGAGGAATTATAATAAACGAATTAGAAGAAGTTCTGAGAAGTGATATCATTTTGAAAGTTTCGCCATTATCAGAAAAAGAAATAGGTTTGCTTCGAGGAAATCAATTAATTATGTCTCCAATAAATATTGTTTCTCAAGACCAAAAATATTTTAGGAGTTTAATGCAAAAAAAACTAAGCGCAATTTCTTTCGAGTATTTAAAAGACAGAAATAATATTCATCCTATATTGCGTTCTATGAGCCAAATTGTTGGCAGTACTTCAATACTTATAGCTTCTGAATATTTGAGCAATGTACACAATGGCATTGGAAAAATGTTAGGAGGAATAACCGGCATAAATCCTACAGAAATTGTGATAATTGGAGCTGGAATTGCCGGCGAATATGCAGCCAAAACTGCCATCGGACTTGGAGCTTTAGTAAAAATATTTGATAAATCTTTTCTAAAATTAGAAAGACTACAAAACAACATAAAACATCCAATATTCACATCGGTTCTTCAGCCAAAAATTCTTAATAATGCTTTAAAAACTGCCGATGTTGTGATTGGTGCAATAAATCCTTCTATCAGCAATCGCAAGTTTTTCGTGAGCGAAGATATGGTTAAAAATATGAAAAGAGGCTCTGTAATTATTGATATTAGCATAGATCAAGGAGGGTGCTTTGAAACCTCTAAACTTACTGATCTTAAGAATCCTGTATATATTAAGCATGGTGTAGTTCATTATTGTGTACCTAACATTTCGTCAAGAGTTGGTCGAACTGCATCCTATGCTTTAAGTAATATTATTACGCCAATTTTGCTGAGTATTGCCGAAGCGGGAGGAATTAATAATTTATTGAGAAAAGAGAGCGGAATAAGAAATGGCACTTATATATATCGCGGTATGCTTACGAATTACGAAATTGGGGATAAATTCGACATTCCTGCAAAAGATTTTGACTTAATTATGGCAGCTTTATAA
- the groL gene encoding chaperonin GroEL (60 kDa chaperone family; promotes refolding of misfolded polypeptides especially under stressful conditions; forms two stacked rings of heptamers to form a barrel-shaped 14mer; ends can be capped by GroES; misfolded proteins enter the barrel where they are refolded when GroES binds), producing the protein MAKEIKFDIEARDLLKKGVDELANAVKVTLGPKGRNVVIDKKFGAPLITKDGVTVAKEIELEGTIENLGAQMVKEVASKTNDDAGDGTTTATVLAQSIISVGLKNVTAGANPMDLKRGIDKAVAKVVENLKSLSKEVGDDISKIEQVASVSANNDSSIGKLVATAMDKVNKEGVITVEEAKGTETHVEVVEGMQFDRGYISPYFITDSEKMETVLENPYILMYDKKISTMKDLLPILEPAAQSGRPLMIIAEDIDGEALATLVVNKIRGSLKIAAVKAPGFGDRRKEMLEDIAILTGGTVISEEKGLKLEGTTLEMLGGAEKIVIDKDNTIVVNGSGNAENIGARISQIKAQIETTSSDYDKEKLQERLAKLAGGVAVLYVGAATEVEMKEKKARVEDALSATRAAVEEGIVPGGGVALIRSIKGLEKLKIENEDQKTGIAIIRRAVEEPLRQIVENSGLEGSVIVQQVKNSKSAIGYNARTNKFENLFRSGVIDPTKVTRVAIENAASIAGMLLTTECVLADVKESEPAMPPMNPGMGGMGGMM; encoded by the coding sequence ATGGCAAAAGAAATAAAATTTGATATAGAAGCTCGCGATTTATTAAAAAAAGGGGTTGACGAATTAGCAAATGCAGTAAAAGTAACATTAGGACCTAAAGGAAGAAATGTTGTTATTGATAAAAAATTTGGTGCACCTTTGATTACCAAAGATGGGGTAACTGTTGCAAAAGAAATTGAACTCGAAGGAACTATTGAAAATCTTGGAGCTCAGATGGTAAAAGAAGTTGCTTCTAAAACCAACGACGATGCCGGTGATGGTACTACAACCGCTACAGTTCTTGCACAATCAATTATTAGTGTTGGCTTAAAAAATGTTACAGCCGGAGCAAATCCAATGGATTTGAAACGTGGTATCGACAAAGCTGTTGCTAAAGTTGTAGAAAACTTAAAATCTCTTTCTAAAGAAGTTGGTGATGATATTAGTAAAATTGAGCAAGTAGCTTCGGTATCGGCAAACAACGATAGTTCTATTGGAAAATTGGTTGCAACTGCAATGGATAAAGTGAATAAAGAAGGTGTAATTACAGTAGAAGAAGCAAAAGGAACAGAAACTCATGTTGAAGTTGTTGAAGGTATGCAATTCGATAGAGGATATATTTCTCCTTATTTTATTACCGATTCTGAAAAAATGGAAACAGTTCTTGAGAATCCGTATATATTAATGTACGACAAGAAAATTTCAACAATGAAAGATTTGCTTCCAATTTTAGAACCAGCTGCACAATCAGGTCGTCCGTTGATGATTATTGCTGAAGATATTGATGGCGAAGCATTAGCTACTCTCGTAGTAAACAAAATTCGTGGTTCATTAAAAATTGCAGCCGTTAAAGCTCCTGGTTTTGGCGACAGAAGAAAAGAAATGTTAGAAGATATTGCAATTTTGACAGGTGGAACAGTAATTTCGGAAGAGAAAGGATTAAAACTTGAAGGAACTACATTAGAAATGCTTGGTGGAGCCGAAAAAATTGTAATTGATAAAGACAATACAATTGTTGTAAACGGTTCAGGAAATGCTGAAAATATCGGAGCAAGAATTTCTCAAATCAAAGCACAAATCGAGACAACAAGTTCAGACTACGATAAAGAAAAGTTACAAGAAAGATTAGCAAAATTGGCTGGCGGTGTAGCAGTTCTTTATGTTGGTGCTGCAACAGAAGTTGAAATGAAAGAGAAAAAAGCAAGAGTAGAAGATGCCCTTAGTGCAACTCGTGCAGCTGTTGAAGAAGGAATAGTTCCAGGAGGTGGAGTAGCACTTATTCGCTCAATAAAAGGCTTAGAAAAACTTAAAATTGAAAACGAAGACCAAAAGACAGGTATTGCAATAATCCGTAGAGCTGTTGAAGAACCACTACGCCAGATTGTAGAAAATTCAGGTCTTGAAGGTTCAGTTATTGTTCAACAAGTCAAAAATAGCAAAAGTGCAATTGGATATAATGCTCGAACAAATAAATTTGAAAACTTATTCCGCTCAGGTGTAATTGATCCTACAAAAGTTACACGTGTAGCTATCGAAAATGCAGCTTCTATTGCAGGTATGTTGCTAACTACCGAATGTGTTTTAGCAGATGTAAAAGAAAGCGAACCAGCTATGCCACCAATGAATCCAGGAATGGGTGGAATGGGTGGAATGATGTAA
- a CDS encoding MmcQ/YjbR family DNA-binding protein yields the protein MNIESFREYCLSKKGVSESFPFDETTLVFKVLDKMFALTDTESDFRINLKFDPEKAIELREQYEAVIPGYHMSKKHWNTIIIDGSIPDSMLSKWIDGSYNIIVSKMPKYKQKELSSN from the coding sequence ATGAATATTGAATCGTTCAGAGAATATTGCTTATCGAAAAAAGGAGTAAGCGAATCATTCCCATTCGATGAAACAACTTTAGTTTTCAAAGTTTTGGACAAAATGTTCGCTTTAACTGATACTGAAAGTGATTTCAGGATAAATCTAAAATTTGATCCGGAAAAAGCTATTGAGCTTAGGGAGCAATACGAAGCAGTAATTCCGGGATACCATATGAGCAAAAAACACTGGAATACAATAATAATAGACGGCTCAATTCCTGACAGTATGCTTTCGAAATGGATAGATGGATCGTATAATATTATTGTTAGCAAAATGCCAAAGTATAAGCAAAAAGAACTCAGTAGTAATTGA
- a CDS encoding co-chaperone GroES → MSIKPLGTRVLIEPMEAEQKTVGGIIIPDSAQEKPQRGTIVSAGQGTADEKMELKVGDKVLYGKYSGTELEFEGNKYLIMSQSDVLAII, encoded by the coding sequence ATTAGTATTAAACCATTAGGAACAAGAGTATTGATTGAACCAATGGAAGCTGAGCAAAAAACAGTTGGCGGAATTATTATTCCTGATTCAGCACAAGAGAAACCACAAAGAGGAACTATTGTATCAGCAGGACAAGGAACTGCAGATGAGAAAATGGAATTGAAAGTTGGAGATAAAGTTTTATACGGCAAATATTCTGGTACTGAGCTTGAATTTGAAGGAAACAAATATTTAATAATGTCTCAATCAGATGTTCTTGCAATAATTTAG
- a CDS encoding M20/M25/M40 family metallo-hydrolase translates to MKNIKLILFVMLIITACNTANLEKNTVNSSAVLDITIPELKEHILYLASEECAGRKPGTEGDFYASNYIRQQFQNYGLELLAEGAFQKFEVIKDIELGENNNLKINDFSAKLNEDFVPFSFTKNCLTKARVVFAGYGISLKTDSIVWDDYANIDVKDKWVMILRGDPDMDNPKSKFVEFADERTKVLIAKDHGAIGVLFVTGEKIDKKDALVSLFYDKSEANSNISVINIKREIVDMILKKSGHTIKSLEENITGKLQTQSFETDAIVEANTEVIQTKAKTQNVIGLLSCDEKNAEYIVVGAHYDHLGMGGQGSGSRVPDTSAIHFGADDNASGVAAVIELAGKFAEQKHLLKKNIIFMAFGAEEMGLLGSNYFVNNPLIEIDKIDAMINFDMLGRLKPDSRSLLIGGTGTSFEADSIIKSVANNYDLDLSLSPEGYGASDHSSFYAKDIPVSFISTGAHKDYHTPQDTTGAINFEGLKEVSDFSYDLVSAFAFTDRSLTFNEAGPKSRSGAAGKYKVTLGIMPDFAQSDNNGLRVEVVRKGGPAFGGGMKDGDIIIKMNGKSVSNIYDYMARLKVLNAGETVTVDVLREEKEEVLIIQL, encoded by the coding sequence ATGAAAAACATAAAACTGATATTGTTTGTAATGCTGATAATAACAGCATGTAACACAGCAAATTTAGAAAAAAACACAGTCAATAGTTCAGCAGTATTAGATATTACTATTCCGGAATTAAAAGAGCATATTTTATATCTGGCATCGGAGGAATGTGCTGGCAGAAAACCCGGAACCGAAGGAGATTTTTATGCTTCGAATTATATTCGTCAACAGTTTCAAAACTATGGATTAGAGCTATTGGCTGAAGGTGCCTTCCAAAAATTTGAGGTGATAAAAGACATAGAGCTTGGCGAAAATAACAACTTGAAAATTAATGATTTTTCAGCGAAATTGAATGAAGATTTCGTGCCATTTTCGTTCACGAAAAATTGTTTGACGAAAGCCAGAGTAGTTTTTGCAGGCTATGGAATTTCACTTAAAACCGACAGCATAGTTTGGGACGATTATGCAAACATTGATGTAAAAGACAAATGGGTAATGATTTTGAGAGGAGATCCCGATATGGACAATCCGAAAAGCAAATTTGTTGAGTTTGCCGACGAACGAACAAAAGTGTTGATTGCAAAAGATCATGGCGCAATTGGTGTTTTATTTGTTACAGGCGAAAAAATCGATAAAAAAGATGCACTTGTTTCATTATTTTACGACAAAAGTGAAGCAAATTCTAATATTTCGGTAATTAATATCAAACGAGAAATTGTCGATATGATATTAAAAAAATCTGGCCACACTATAAAAAGTCTGGAAGAAAATATTACCGGCAAACTACAGACTCAAAGTTTCGAAACTGATGCTATTGTAGAGGCAAACACCGAAGTAATTCAAACCAAAGCGAAAACACAAAATGTGATTGGACTGTTATCCTGCGATGAAAAAAATGCTGAATATATTGTTGTGGGAGCACACTACGACCATCTCGGCATGGGCGGGCAAGGCTCAGGTTCGCGGGTTCCCGACACTTCGGCAATTCATTTTGGAGCCGACGACAATGCATCGGGAGTGGCAGCGGTAATCGAACTTGCAGGGAAATTTGCTGAGCAAAAACATTTGCTGAAAAAGAATATTATTTTCATGGCATTTGGAGCCGAAGAAATGGGTTTGCTTGGATCTAACTATTTTGTAAATAATCCTCTAATCGAAATTGATAAAATTGATGCAATGATAAATTTCGATATGCTTGGCAGGCTAAAACCAGATTCAAGAAGCTTGTTGATTGGCGGCACTGGTACTTCATTTGAGGCAGATTCCATAATAAAATCTGTTGCAAATAATTATGATTTAGATTTAAGTTTATCGCCTGAAGGTTATGGTGCATCAGACCATTCTTCCTTTTATGCCAAAGATATTCCGGTATCTTTTATTTCCACAGGTGCACATAAAGACTATCATACACCTCAGGACACCACAGGGGCAATCAATTTTGAGGGACTGAAAGAAGTCTCCGATTTTTCGTACGATTTGGTATCTGCTTTTGCATTTACAGACAGAAGTTTAACTTTTAATGAAGCAGGCCCTAAAAGTAGGTCGGGAGCTGCCGGAAAATATAAAGTTACCTTAGGAATTATGCCAGATTTTGCTCAATCAGATAACAATGGATTGAGAGTTGAGGTAGTGAGAAAGGGTGGACCTGCATTTGGCGGCGGAATGAAGGATGGCGATATTATAATAAAAATGAACGGGAAATCTGTTTCGAATATTTATGATTATATGGCTCGCCTGAAAGTGCTAAATGCCGGAGAAACAGTTACAGTAGATGTATTAAGAGAGGAGAAAGAAGAGGTTTTGATTATTCAGTTGTAA
- a CDS encoding DUF502 domain-containing protein, with translation MKKIISYFLQGLLYTVPLAVSIYVLVVSFLFLDNLIPIDIPGIGLLVILVLVTIVGFFGQLIITKPIYTFFDGLLKKAPLIKIVYSAVKDLLSAFVGKEKKFRNPVLVKINEQASVERLGFITEKDLSELGIENKIAVYLPSSYGVLGELIIVPKENVKPLDVHPAEIMKFIVSGGVTKM, from the coding sequence ATGAAAAAAATCATAAGCTATTTTTTACAAGGACTTCTATACACGGTCCCACTTGCAGTTTCAATATATGTTTTAGTTGTTTCATTTTTATTTTTAGATAACTTAATTCCTATAGATATTCCTGGCATTGGACTTTTGGTTATTTTAGTTTTAGTTACTATTGTTGGATTTTTTGGGCAATTAATAATTACAAAACCTATTTATACATTTTTTGATGGCTTGCTGAAAAAAGCTCCATTGATAAAAATTGTTTATTCTGCTGTCAAAGATTTATTATCTGCCTTTGTAGGAAAAGAGAAAAAATTCAGAAATCCCGTTCTCGTAAAAATTAATGAACAAGCTTCGGTAGAACGACTTGGATTTATTACAGAAAAAGACTTATCGGAATTAGGTATCGAAAACAAAATTGCAGTCTATCTTCCAAGCTCTTATGGAGTTCTTGGCGAGTTAATTATTGTTCCGAAAGAAAATGTAAAACCATTAGACGTACATCCCGCAGAAATTATGAAGTTTATTGTTTCTGGTGGGGTTACTAAGATGTAG
- a CDS encoding HDIG domain-containing protein gives MMKWIENIRNYSTIIYKVILFLVSIAIIVYLFPKEGKFRYEFQKGKPWLHEDLIAPMDFAILKSDIEIEQQKESILKDFYPYFQFDDKAQTLQFKQFNNHFEDVWKKNIEDFLSQFSDSSEEKTNFDSIKNSYLLFYKSLLDKIYVKGIVSHDEIKELNEKSRLVLVIANHAEEVKVSEVFTPKLAYEYSKDEIEKFAEQNSDTLVEPKLLNQININEFIHPNFSYDEETSNKIKANLTENISVTYGMVQSGERIISKGEVVHDDAYKILESLKKEFESSLGNSSNYYLIIFGQIILIFSTIFILFLFLFNFRKEILYDWHKTFFILLIIILIISLAVLIIKIENISIYIVPFAILPIILRTFYDARLALFIHIISILLIGFLAPNGFEFVFLQFSTGVVAIFTLANNYKRGQLFLSALVVFIAYSVLYLGFAIIQEGNFSAINVYNFAWFAINSLLLLSSYPLIYIFEKLFGFISEQSLMELSDTNSPLLRKLAEDAPGTFQHSIQVANLAEAAIRKIGGNSLLARTGALYHDIGKTQNPQFFIENQTSDINPHKEKSFEESAMIIISHVTEGVRIAKKHRLPAQIIDFIETHHGNSTVQYFYRSFINDNPEEDIDISKFSYPGPIPMSKETVVVMMADSIEAASRSLKKVSEKNLIELIDNIINYQLKEGQYEDADVTFKDISTIKEIFLSKLKNIYHARIEYPKLKKTEVQ, from the coding sequence ATGATGAAGTGGATAGAAAATATTAGAAATTATTCAACTATAATATATAAAGTAATATTATTTTTAGTAAGTATTGCAATTATAGTTTATCTGTTCCCGAAAGAGGGCAAATTCAGATATGAATTTCAGAAAGGAAAACCATGGCTACACGAAGATTTGATAGCTCCCATGGATTTTGCAATTCTAAAATCTGATATCGAAATTGAGCAACAAAAAGAAAGTATATTGAAGGATTTTTATCCATATTTTCAATTCGATGATAAAGCTCAAACCCTTCAATTCAAACAGTTTAATAATCATTTTGAAGATGTTTGGAAAAAGAATATAGAAGATTTTTTATCACAATTTTCAGATTCTTCCGAAGAGAAAACCAATTTCGATTCAATAAAAAATTCTTACTTGCTGTTTTATAAAAGCCTTTTAGATAAAATTTATGTGAAAGGAATTGTGAGCCACGATGAAATAAAAGAGCTAAACGAAAAAAGCAGATTGGTTCTCGTAATTGCAAATCATGCCGAAGAAGTCAAAGTATCGGAAGTATTTACCCCAAAATTAGCTTATGAATATTCTAAAGACGAGATTGAAAAATTTGCCGAACAAAACAGCGATACTTTAGTTGAACCTAAACTACTAAATCAAATAAATATTAACGAATTTATTCATCCTAATTTTTCTTACGACGAAGAAACTTCAAATAAAATAAAAGCTAACCTGACCGAAAATATTTCTGTAACCTACGGAATGGTGCAGTCTGGCGAACGAATAATCTCGAAAGGTGAGGTTGTACACGACGATGCTTATAAAATTCTGGAGTCTTTAAAAAAGGAGTTTGAAAGCTCTCTTGGAAATTCGAGCAATTATTATTTGATAATTTTTGGTCAAATTATTTTAATATTTTCTACCATTTTTATACTTTTTTTGTTTCTATTCAATTTCAGGAAAGAAATACTATACGATTGGCACAAAACATTTTTTATTTTATTAATAATTATTCTAATAATAAGCCTTGCAGTACTGATAATAAAAATTGAAAACATTAGTATTTATATTGTTCCTTTTGCAATATTGCCCATAATTTTACGCACATTCTACGATGCAAGATTAGCTCTGTTTATTCATATTATTTCTATTTTACTGATTGGTTTTTTAGCTCCAAATGGATTCGAGTTTGTTTTTCTTCAGTTTAGTACAGGTGTAGTTGCAATTTTCACTCTTGCAAACAACTACAAACGAGGACAGTTGTTTCTTTCAGCTTTAGTTGTATTTATTGCGTACAGTGTTTTATATCTAGGATTTGCAATTATTCAGGAAGGAAATTTCTCGGCAATAAATGTTTATAATTTTGCATGGTTTGCCATAAATAGCTTACTTCTTTTGTCATCATATCCATTGATTTATATTTTCGAAAAACTATTCGGTTTCATTTCAGAACAGTCGTTGATGGAACTTTCAGATACAAATAGTCCGCTTTTGCGAAAACTTGCTGAGGATGCTCCCGGTACTTTTCAACATTCCATTCAAGTGGCAAATTTGGCCGAAGCTGCAATCAGAAAAATTGGAGGGAATTCGCTACTTGCACGCACAGGAGCACTATATCACGATATTGGGAAAACCCAAAATCCGCAGTTTTTCATCGAAAATCAAACTTCAGACATAAATCCACACAAGGAAAAAAGTTTTGAAGAAAGTGCAATGATTATAATCAGCCATGTTACTGAGGGTGTGAGGATTGCTAAAAAGCACCGTTTACCGGCACAAATTATTGATTTTATAGAAACACATCATGGCAATTCTACGGTGCAATATTTCTACCGCTCGTTTATAAATGATAATCCCGAGGAAGATATCGACATAAGTAAATTTTCTTATCCCGGTCCAATTCCAATGTCGAAAGAGACAGTTGTAGTTATGATGGCTGATTCTATTGAAGCCGCTTCAAGAAGCTTGAAAAAAGTTAGCGAGAAAAATCTTATAGAACTGATTGACAATATAATAAATTATCAACTAAAAGAAGGTCAGTATGAAGATGCAGATGTAACATTCAAAGATATTTCTACAATTAAAGAGATATTTTTGTCGAAACTAAAAAACATCTATCATGCCCGTATCGAATATCCTAAATTGAAAAAAACTGAGGTTCAATAA
- the moeB gene encoding molybdopterin-synthase adenylyltransferase MoeB, with protein MVLNNIELQRYNRHIIMPEIGLKGQQKLKNAKVLVVGAGGLGCPVLQYLSAAGIGTIGIVDFDIVSESNLQRQILFDTNDIGKPKVKVAKEKLSAQNPFVKFEIHNTKLSRENVLEIFSNYEIIIDGSDNFPTRYLINDACVILSKPLVFGAIYKFIGQASVFNYKGGPTYRCLFPEQPETDDVPTCSTIGVLGVMPGMIGTIQANEAIKIALDIGKTLSGKLLQIDALNFSTNIITFKRNPEVANVTELGEYFDFCEPENETKINSISPDELYKLIQKKSEPYIIDIREKHQFEDYNIGGKCYEVSYLFDNLNEIPANRKVVIVCEFGEKSLAVVEYLQENENFLNVYNLEGGVQAWISEYFPFCEKKK; from the coding sequence ATGGTTTTAAACAATATAGAATTACAACGTTACAATAGGCATATAATAATGCCGGAAATTGGATTAAAGGGGCAGCAAAAACTTAAAAATGCTAAAGTTCTTGTTGTAGGTGCCGGTGGTTTGGGTTGTCCGGTTTTGCAATATCTCAGCGCTGCCGGAATAGGAACAATTGGCATTGTAGATTTCGATATTGTTAGCGAAAGCAATCTTCAGCGTCAAATTCTGTTCGACACAAACGATATTGGTAAACCAAAAGTTAAAGTTGCAAAGGAAAAACTTTCCGCTCAAAATCCCTTTGTGAAATTTGAAATTCATAATACAAAACTTAGCCGAGAAAATGTTTTGGAAATTTTCAGCAACTACGAAATAATTATTGATGGTTCCGACAATTTTCCTACAAGATATTTAATAAACGATGCTTGTGTAATCCTTAGTAAACCACTGGTTTTTGGTGCGATTTATAAATTCATCGGACAAGCCTCGGTTTTTAATTATAAAGGAGGACCTACCTACCGATGCTTATTTCCGGAGCAACCCGAAACAGACGATGTGCCAACTTGTTCTACAATTGGAGTTCTCGGAGTGATGCCTGGCATGATAGGAACTATTCAAGCAAACGAAGCCATAAAAATTGCTCTTGATATTGGAAAAACTTTAAGTGGTAAATTATTGCAAATTGATGCTCTAAATTTTAGTACAAATATTATCACTTTCAAGCGTAATCCGGAAGTTGCAAATGTTACTGAATTGGGCGAATATTTCGACTTTTGCGAACCGGAAAATGAAACTAAAATAAATAGTATTTCTCCAGATGAATTGTATAAATTGATTCAAAAAAAATCGGAACCTTACATTATTGACATTCGAGAAAAGCATCAATTCGAAGATTACAATATTGGCGGCAAATGTTATGAAGTTTCCTATCTATTTGATAATCTGAACGAAATTCCTGCAAATCGAAAAGTTGTTATAGTCTGCGAATTTGGAGAAAAAAGTCTCGCCGTAGTCGAATACCTTCAAGAAAACGAAAATTTCTTAAATGTTTATAATCTTGAAGGAGGGGTGCAGGCTTGGATAAGTGAATATTTTCCATTTTGTGAAAAAAAAAAATAG
- a CDS encoding LptE family protein, whose protein sequence is MKIVKLTFSLIFIIIFAQSCKISYSLSGASIPADAKTVSVEYFPNQAPLVQPSLSQKLTDDLKDKFVSQTSLELINGTGDLHFQGEIVDYNTKPIDIQSNETAASNRLTIKIHVIFTNSKDPQFDFDTTFERYEDYSSSEELNSVEESLIETIVEQIIDDIFNKAVVNW, encoded by the coding sequence ATGAAAATTGTCAAACTGACATTTAGTCTTATTTTTATAATTATTTTTGCACAAAGTTGTAAAATCAGTTATTCTTTGTCGGGAGCCTCAATTCCTGCCGATGCAAAAACAGTTTCTGTAGAATATTTCCCGAATCAAGCGCCTCTTGTTCAGCCAAGCTTAAGCCAAAAGCTGACAGATGATTTGAAAGATAAGTTCGTGTCGCAAACTAGTTTAGAATTAATAAACGGAACCGGCGATTTGCATTTTCAAGGAGAAATTGTTGATTATAATACAAAACCTATTGATATTCAGAGCAATGAAACAGCCGCTTCGAACAGATTGACTATAAAAATTCATGTAATATTTACTAATTCTAAAGATCCGCAATTCGATTTCGATACAACTTTCGAAAGGTATGAAGACTATTCTAGCTCCGAAGAACTCAACTCAGTAGAAGAAAGTTTAATCGAAACAATAGTTGAACAAATTATTGACGATATTTTTAATAAAGCCGTAGTAAATTGGTAA